In the genome of Longimicrobium sp., one region contains:
- a CDS encoding tRNA (cytidine(34)-2'-O)-methyltransferase — MLTPNQIAVALYEPEIPGNAGAIARTCGATGAPLHLIGKLGFSFTHPKAKRALMDYWQHVEYHVHVAWADFEAGIGGRRTWMFTTKAERGLWETEFVPGDVLVFGPESRGLPDDVLATAPGRQVRIPMRPETRSLNLSTAVGVALYEALRQVDRG; from the coding sequence ATGCTGACACCCAACCAGATCGCCGTAGCGCTGTACGAGCCCGAGATCCCCGGGAACGCGGGGGCGATCGCGCGGACGTGCGGGGCTACGGGGGCGCCGCTGCACCTGATCGGGAAGCTGGGGTTTTCCTTTACCCATCCCAAGGCGAAGCGGGCGTTGATGGACTACTGGCAGCACGTGGAGTATCACGTGCACGTGGCGTGGGCGGACTTCGAGGCGGGCATCGGGGGGCGCAGGACGTGGATGTTCACGACGAAGGCGGAGCGGGGGCTTTGGGAGACGGAGTTCGTGCCGGGGGACGTGCTGGTCTTCGGGCCGGAGTCGCGCGGGCTGCCGGACGACGTGCTCGCCACCGCGCCCGGCCGCCAGGTGCGCATCCCCATGCGGCCGGAGACGCGCAGCCTCAACCTCTCAACCGCCGTGGGGGTGGCGCTTTACGAGGCGCTGCGGCAG